A segment of the Arachis hypogaea cultivar Tifrunner chromosome 5, arahy.Tifrunner.gnm2.J5K5, whole genome shotgun sequence genome:
TcttattctctcaattttttttctttaattcttttGTAAAATATGATCTCTAACagtaatcatatatttttaagtaggataaaaaaatataaaaaaaatattaaataataaaaaattatcattgacgaaataatttaaaaaattgagaaaatttatttttatttaaaaaattatttttaaaaattttctaatgACTTAACAAAAGAGATGgaaccaaataaataattttgatagttataaaaatactttttttaatcctaatttctctcCACATTTACTCTTGTTTAGGTTAAAAACACTTTTTTACTCCTAAATTCCACTAGTAGCTCGTctttcaagtatatttttttctcccatcatatttaattttagagtttaatttttttattttttatggttaatTATGAGTTTTTTTAATGGACAAAGTAAAGAACTAAATGTTTAACTATCtttacattaaaataataaaattcacgtataataaaaattacaaatttaataataataaattttttattttactattttaccaatttttttattatatattgtcTCGAGATTTTCTCGTTTAGCATCAAACCAAAAATACTTTTCAAGGCTCAATTTTATTTAGTAGCATATTTTTCAAGTACATTTTTTTTCTGTTTAGATTAATTTTAgagcattatttttttattgtttatagtCAATTAtgagttttattttaattctaaaattttttcttttcctatttccatcacaattgtaattttttttagttatatgtaATTGCAATGAGACTGTGTTGTTTTTGTATAATTATGAATATAATTTAGaagtttttaagaataaaaaaccatacaagttttattttttaatatttcttttatgttacttaattaaaaaattatcttttatccaaataaaattaaaaatacttttaatattttaaaaaaattaaatatgatcTAAATgttaaataactttttttaaaaataaaaaaataaaaaaagacttCTTGGGTTTCCTCGGTCCTCTGTTTTCAACGCAATTTCAATTGAGAAAAGCAGcgcatttcatttcaatttccaaGCATGGATGATAAGATGAAGCTGAAGCACACAGGGAACAAACCAAAACAGCAATCgaccatgaagaagaagcaacagcAGAATGAGAATCACAAGAGCAAGAGCATTCACGACATTCTCGCTCTTGAGCTGATTCACAGAATCCTACTTAGGGTTCCTGTCAAAGATCTCGATCGCCTCAAGTGCGTTTCGAAGCTTTGGAACACTCTCATTTCCGATCCCGATTTTGCGAAATCGCATCTTCACCTCTCTGCCGCACCCACCCATGTATGCCTCTTCATAACTGACCGCTCCAATGCCTTTTCCGTTGACATTGACGCTGTATTTCACCGCCACAATGCACTAAAAGAGGTATCTCTCCCTTTCAAGATGAACACACCTTTGGATTTTACAGTTATGTGCTCCTGCAGAGGGCTTGTTCTCTTACACCGTGCCCCGCATTTTTTTATCGTATGGAACCCACTAATTGGATCCAGCAAAAGAGTTTCCTACTCTCACATTGTTTCTCGTAGTCGTCGCCAGTACTTTATGTTTTCCGGTATTGCGTGTTTGTATGGATTTGGTTATGATGCTTTACAGGATGACTACTTAGTTGTTGTAGCTTCTCAGGATAAGAATGGCCAAGAGCACTTTGATTGCTTGTCTTTGAGAACCAATTCATGGACTAATCTTGATTTTGCACTCTCCAAACCCTTGGATACTAGCAACTGGCAATCTTGTGGGTTCTTCTTGAATGGCGCTATTCATTGGGGGACTTTTAGAGATTATAGTATTCTTATATTTGATTTGAAGGAAAGAAGTTTCTCAATCATATCTATGCCTGAACAAGTGATGGGTTATCTCTTTGCCCCTCATCTCGTCCTACTAGGAGGGTGCCTGGCCTTGTATTCTCATGAACCCAAAAAAACTAACATATGGGTGATGAAAGAATACAAAGTGCATTCATCTTGGACTTTCTATCAGATTCCTCGTGCACGATTTGAGCCTCTATGCTTATCCAATAGTAGTGACATTGTTGCACAAGATTATGTTCTAATGTCTATAGATCCCTACTTAAGGTTGGCCAAATATAATGTCAGAGGAGAGCTCCTCCAACAAAGAATTTTTGATGATCATCATCTAGCACATGTTAAAGCTCGTCCGAGGTCTATATCGTCCGGAACAAGCTACATTGTATACACAGAGAGTCTCGTGCCAGTCCCCAGTGAGATTAAGGATAAGGATaaggataagaagaagaaaaatggtatGTAACTATTCTCCTAAGGATTGCACTATGTTATTCCTCATAGTCTTCATTGCTTtgggattaattaaaaataccTAGCAAGATGCATTATAAATC
Coding sequences within it:
- the LOC112802994 gene encoding F-box protein CPR1; the encoded protein is MDDKMKLKHTGNKPKQQSTMKKKQQQNENHKSKSIHDILALELIHRILLRVPVKDLDRLKCVSKLWNTLISDPDFAKSHLHLSAAPTHVCLFITDRSNAFSVDIDAVFHRHNALKEVSLPFKMNTPLDFTVMCSCRGLVLLHRAPHFFIVWNPLIGSSKRVSYSHIVSRSRRQYFMFSGIACLYGFGYDALQDDYLVVVASQDKNGQEHFDCLSLRTNSWTNLDFALSKPLDTSNWQSCGFFLNGAIHWGTFRDYSILIFDLKERSFSIISMPEQVMGYLFAPHLVLLGGCLALYSHEPKKTNIWVMKEYKVHSSWTFYQIPRARFEPLCLSNSSDIVAQDYVLMSIDPYLRLAKYNVRGELLQQRIFDDHHLAHVKARPRSISSGTSYIVYTESLVPVPSEIKDKDKDKKKKNGRQNQKNDVKQEKRTRSE